Part of the Vicinamibacteria bacterium genome is shown below.
GCGAATCGCGTCCGGCGACAAGCCACCGGCCTTGTGGATGGCGGCCGCGAGCGCGCGCACCGTCTCGTAGGCGGTCGCGTGGTACCACTGCGGGTCGCTGCCCGTCGCCGACTTCCATCTCGCGTTGAAGGCCTTGACCTGCGGATAGGGAAGGAGGTCCGACCACCACCCGCTCGCGAAAACGTAGTCGGTGGCCGAGCCCAGCGCTTTGCGGGCCGCGGCATCCGCGCCGCGGGCTCCATAGGTCACCATCTGGTGGTACAGGCCCATCTGCGTGTAGGCGCGGTGCATGGCGATGTAGTCTTCGAGGTGGGCGTCGGCCATGAGCACGTCCGCTCTAGCCCCCGCCACGCGCGACAAGAGGGGCTTGAAGTCAGGAGTGTAGAGCTCGAAGCTCTCTTCGAGAGCGACCACAAACTCCCCGGGATGGGCCCTGATGAAGTCCTGGACCCCCTGCGCATAGTCCTTCCCGTGTTCCGTGTTCTCGGTGACGAGTGCAATCTTGACCGGTTTCCTGAGCCTTCCCGCTCCCACCAGCGCGTCCAGGAAGTCCATCTGGGTCGAGGCCAAAACGTCCACCGGGGACAGGGTACCGAATACCCATTTGCTCCGCCCGTAGATGCTGCGCGCACCGGCGCCGCCCGCGAGGAACGGGACGCCGTAACGCTCGGGCATCACGCTCTGGGCCTGGACAAGCTGGGAGCCATAGCCGCCGATCACGGCGTGCACCTTCTGGGTGATGAGCTGCTCCACGAGCTGGGCGCTCTTGGCCGGGTCCGAGGTGTCGTCGAGGAGAGTGAGATCAACCTTGAACTTCCTGGCTCCAAGGTCGATGCCTCCCCCATCGTTGATCTCTCGGATCGCGAACTCGGTCGCCTGCTTGTAGGCGCTGCCGATCTTGGACTCCTTTCCGGTCACGGGCAGAACGGCACCGATCCTGATCGTCTGGTCCTCGGGGGCGCCGCCGGCGGGGGAAGCCCCCGAAAAGGCGCAGAGCGCTGCGAGCAGGAGCGGGGCCGAAACTGACTTCGGTTTCGATGGCATGACCTCGTCTCCTTACTGAGGGCGGGCGCATACCAAGGCGACCGCAAGCTCTGGGGAAAGGCGGCTGGGCACGAGGATATTACGGCGGCCGGGCTGGCGCCAGCCGGTAAGCCCCCCGCTTCCGAGATCGGCCGCTCGTTCTTGGAGCCCCCCAAGCGCGCCCGAGCTGCTCCGGCGGGCATCATGAGCCAAACCCTCCGGGGAGGCGGTTCCTTGACAAGCAGGGCTCGCGTGGACCACCTTAGATGCGACTGGGCTGGATGGAAAAAATAGGGACGACGCCTGCCAGGCTCCTCCCCAGTCCCGCCCGAGTGAGAGAGTGCGGGTTGCGGTCGTGAGCCGCCAAGACTCCTGGGGCAAGCGATGCTGGAAGGTGACGCACCAGATGGCCAGCGCAGCTCCTCCGGGACTCTAGACCCCCTGCGGGTCGGAGCGCGGCGGGCAGGGACGTGTTAGCTATGGTCAAGGGAGCGGCCAGGAGGCAGGGCCGCCCGCGTCCGCACTGGCACCTCGGATGCCGACGTCGGCTCGGGAAGATGTTGCGCCTCCTTCTGCCCGGCGTGCTCAGCTTTTCTTCGATCGCGGCCCGCCCTCTAACCGCCGACACCTCGTCGGGCGGCGGCCATCTCGAGGGCAGGGTAGTGGACCCCTACGGTACCCCGCTCGCCGCGCGCACCGTCACCGCCCGGAGCCTGGCAACGGGAATTGAGCGTCAACAGCCGAGTGACCCCTGGGGGCGGTTCGTCTTCCAGGGCCTTCCCCCCGGGGCCTACGAGGTCACGATTTCCGGGATTCGTTCCTGGGTCTTCACCTTTGACAGTGCCACCACGAGCCTCCTCGCCACCCGGACCGAGAGTGCGTTCGAGGCGTTCGAGCCGTTGCCCGACGTCCATGCTGCCCCCGCGGTCGCCCTGAAGGGGACCCTCGGCCGGGCGACCCGCCGGGGAGACGTCGCGAACGGCAGTTTCGTGGTCCCGGCCCGCGCCTTCGATGCCGAGCAAAGCGCCCCCGCGCTCCTCTCGTCCTCAGCGACCGAGAACCGCCATAGCGAGTTCGAGCCCGATCCCTCCCGGGACCACTGGCAGTCGGGATGGCCACCGGGCTTCCGGGAGGGCTTGGCCCCGACGGACGAGACCCATGCCAGCCCATCCCCACCAAACCTCCCAGAGGTGACTGTGACTCCCCAGGGAGCTTTCGGAACGGGCGGCACCGTTCGCCTGTCCATCGCCTTCCCGAAACGGACGGGACCAGACGCGTACCCCTTTGCCTTCCCCTCCCTTCCGGACCTCCCTCCCCCGACCGGGACGGCGACCGGCGAGGAGGTCGAGCGGCCCATCGACCTTATCGTCAAGGCGGGCACGCCCCTGCGAGTAGCGCTCGACGAGCGAGTGACTCTGCGGCGCGTCGGCCAACCGGTGCTGGGCACCCTGATCGAACCGGTCTACTCCTATGATCGCGTCGTGTTGCCGGCGGGAACGAAGGTGGTCGGACACGTGGAAAAGCTGGAGAGCGTCCGAGGGGCAACCCGACTGCGCGCGATCCTCCGAGGGGACCTGACCCCGCTTCGCCAAGCGATTTTGAGGTTCGACACCCTGGTCTTGAGCGACTGCACCGAGATTCCCGTCGCGACCCAGGTCGACGCGGGCCTCGAGAATGTCTCCCTTGAGGTCGCGGCGGCTTCCCAAAAAGCGGGAAAGCTCGCCCAGGCCCGGCAGGAGATCGCCCAGAGAATGGAGCAGATGTCGGCGTCCCTCAAGGCGCCCGACAAAATCGAGCGGCTCAAGGAGATGCTGGCCAACCGATTGCCCTACCATTTTCAGTATCTCCACCGAGGGACCGTCTACGCCGCGGAGTTGCTCGGTCCCCTCAACTTCGGCACCGTTACTCCAACTCCACGGGCCGCCCCCGGCACGCTTGCCCCCCCCGAGAGCGTCCTCGCGGCCCGCTTGGAAACCCCTCTCGACTCGGCCAAGACTCCCCGGGGAACGCCGATCCGGGCCGTTATTACCCAGCCCTTGTTTTCGTCGGATCAGCGTCTGATCCTTCCCGAAGGCGCCGAGCTCCAGGGCGAGGTAACCTTTGCCAAGGGAGCGGGGCGGTTCCACCACAACGGACAGTTGCGCTTCTTGTTTGAGACCGTGCAACTCCCCGGAGGGGTGGCCGACAAGCTCCTGGCCTCCCTGGTCACCGCGGAGCTCGGCCAGGACCAGCACCTCACCATCGACGAAGAGGGTGGCACCAGCGTTCCAAATTCGAAGTCACGGTTCATTTCGCCGGCGGTGTCCCTCCTTGCCCTGCGCGCCACGTTGGACCACGACCGCGGCGACCGCGATGATGTCGGTGACGCGACGGCGGGTGTGCAGCAGGGGAACGCGGGCGGCCGCGGCGTTGGAGGCTTCATGGGTTTGGGCTTCCTGGGCGCGGGGCTTGGGCAAATTTCCCGACCCGTGGCCGTGGCTCTCGGAATCCTTGGTCTGGTCCGGAGCGGCTATAGCGCCCTGCTCGGCAAGGGCAGGGAGGTCGTAATCCCCGCGCGCACGCCCATACAGCTGCAGTTGTCGCCCGCTTCCACAACCCCTTGACGTCGATGCGAGTCGCGAGATCGTCGCGGCGACGCCGGCCCCCGGCCCAGGGCATTTCCGCGATCGTGGCCCTGTGCTTGCTGACCGGGCCTCCGGTCGGCGGACAGGAGCGACCGGTCTTCCGCACGGAGGCGAAGCTGGTCGTGCTTCACGCCCTCGTCCGGAACAAGCGGGGAGAGCTGGTGACGACCCTGCCGCAAGATGCATTCACCGTCTACGAGAACGGCAAGCCGCAGACGATAGCCCTCTTCCACCGGGACGACGTGCCCGTCTCCCTGGGGCTCTTGATTGACGACAGCGGCAGCATGCGCAGGTTGCGGGCCAAGGTGGAGGCGGCCGCGCTTGCGTGCGTGCGGGCCTCGAATCCTCGAGACGAGGTCTTCGTGCTCAACTTTGCCGATAAGCCGCACATCGATGTGCCCCTCACGAGCGATGTGGGCGTCCTGGAGGCCGGCCTCGCCCGGTTGGACTCCATCGGGGGCACGGCCATGCGCGATGCCATCGTGGCCGGGGCCGACTACCTCAACGAGCACAGCCAGCGGGACCGCAAGGTCCTCCTCGTCATCACGGATGGCGTCGACAACGCCAGCATGGCCTCGATCACTGACATTCGGTCGCGGGCCGAACGCCACGAGATCTTGATCTATGCCATAGGCTTGCTCGGTGAGGAAGAGACGTCGAAGGCGGCCCACGCTCGTCACGACCTGGATCAAGTGACGGCAATGAGCGGGGGTGTGGCCTACTATCCTGCGGGCCCCGAGGCTCTTGACGAAGTCGCTCTGGGGATAGCGCGTCAGATTCGCAATCAGTACACGATTGGGTACACGCCGCCCGACCAGAGCCTTGATGGTTCTTACCGGTCGTTGCGGGTGGTGGCAAGAGGACAGGAGCGGCTCTTCGTTCTCACCCGCCCGGGCTATCGCGCCATACCCCCGCCCACGGCCAAGCCGGGGTCTTGAGAGCCAAGCTCGAGCTCGTCGGCGCGGCCCCGCGGCCAAGGTTGCACTTGCAGCTTTGCGTTCACGGCTTGACCCCGGTTGCCACAATCATCCCGCGGCTGTGGCTGAGGTTGTGCCCGCAGCGCGACCCGAGTTCGCGTCGCGCACTCTTGAGGAAGTCGCTCCAACCGGCCTCCCCCAGTGCCTGACGCGCCTGCCGACCCGCCGCGCTCAACTCGCGGTCGGCCAGGTAACGCTCCACCGAAGAGGGCCAGACGAAGGGAATGCGGGCGGCCTCCACACGTGTGAACCCCGCCTCCCTCAACGCCGCGCAAACGTTGTCCGGCTCACCGAAAAAGGACTCCCACGGAGCCACTTGCCTAGTGGCTCTTTCGACCATGTCCACCCCGACCGCCCCTCCCAGGAGCTCCCTCCAGGCCGTGCTGCAGGGATCGGTCGCGGGCGCCCAGTTCGACACCCCCAGGTTTGCCGTCGCTTTGAGCACACGAAAAGCCTCGCGCAGTGCCTCACGATAGTCCCGGAGATGAGAGAGCACGAAGTTCGCGGTCAAGAGATCGAAGGACTCGTCCCGGAACGGGAGCCCGACCGCGTCGGCGGCCACGACCTGGACCCCGGCCGCCGTCCGCCTGGCCCGCGCCAGCATGGAGAGGGACTGGTCGCAACCGACCAGGCTCACGGGTGCCGTCGCCCGTCGCCCGAGAGCTCTTGGCACCGCGCCCGTCCCGGTGCCGATGTCCAGCGCTCGCTTGATTTCCATTCCGCCGAGCCGCGACAGCAGTTGCTCGGCCGCGGCTTCGAAGCGGGGTCCCCATGTTTCGTCGTAGCGGGCGGCAATGCCGTCGTAGAAAGGCGGCTCGCTCTTCACTTTCGCGGAACCCGAACTCCCAAAAGGCCCGGGTCCTGTCCGGGCGGCCTAGGCGCCGCTCTCCTAAGGCCGCGGTGACCCTTCTCCATCACGCTTCCCGGGCAATGCAATAAGGACCAATCTCGAGCACGCGCCGTCCCTCATCTCCTTCTGGCCAGGGCGTAGATTACGTTCGTTTCCACGCTGTCCACTCTTCGGGCCGCGAGATGATGGAGCACCTCCTCCTTGACCCTCTGCCCCAGTTGCGGACCCATTTGGTCGATGGTCCAGCGGAGCCCGCTGCCAAGGGCAATGGTCCAAAAATCCTCCGGCGCCCGCAAAGGCTGCCGACCGTCCTCGGGAACGACCTCGCTCTCCTGCGCTCCTCCGTTGCGCAGCAGCTGACGAACGGCTTCGGGGGTAGTGATCCGGTCCCAGGGATTGAATGCGGTATGCAGATCTGGCCGCACCCGCCGGACCGCCTCCCGCCAGACCTCGTAGGCAGGGCTGAAAATTCGGGGTCCCCAAGTGGTGATGGCCAACTGCCCGCCCCGGGCCGTCATGCGCCAGAGCTCCGCCACCTGCCTCTCCATCTCGGGAACGAAGAAGATGCCAAAGACGCAGATGACGGCATCGAAGTGCTGATCGGGGAAGCCCAGACTTGTCATGTCGCCGCGTACGAACTCCACCCAGCCTAAGCCGTCTGCCTGGGCCTTTGCCCGCCCCCGCTTCAACAGCTCATCCGCCAAGTCCACGGCCACGACGTGCCCCCCGGGGCCGATCGCCCGCGCGGCGGGCAAGGCAGAAGCGCCCGTTCCACAGCACACATCTAGGACGCGCCCCCCGCGAGGCAGGCCCATTCTCTCGACGGTCCGGCGGCCGTACCGGCTCCAGAACGCCAAGGGATCCGCGTCAAAGGAGTCTGCAGCGGCGTTGTAGGTTTGTTCCGCCTTGAGCCTGGCCGCGTCTAGAGGATCGACCATGGGACTCTCGCCCGGAAAACAGCCGTGGCTCCGAGACTCAAGATTGCTTTCGTCGGGCCTACGCGAACGGCCCCGGTCAATGCCGGGCGAGGAAGCTTGGCGTGAGGTTTAGCCCGGCGGCGGGCCCTTCAAGAGCCCGCCGCCGGACAACGAGAATTGAATAGGCCGCGTCGCCAGGGGCGCTGCGGCCCACGCCGGGGACGGTCTAATCCTCTTCCTTGGAGAGCTCGAACATCCCGCGGCCGTGAGTCGAAGCAACGATTTGTCCGCTCGTCGCGTTGCGCTCGAGACCGAACACGGAGACAAAGGGCAAGCCCTTGGACACCAGCTTCCAGGTCTCCCCGGAGTCGCGGCTGCGGAACACCCCGATGTCCGAGGCGACGTACAGCACCCGCCGCGGGTCGTCGTGGCCCACGTAGTCGATCACGACCGCATTGATGGGCACATCGGGGAGGTTGCCGGAGATGTTGGTCCAGGTGGGCGTGGCCGACAGCCCGTTGGTGGTGATGAACACGTGTCCCAGCGTCGTCGGCGTGCTGGCCTCGAAGCCGGAGAACGTCACGATGGCGGTGTTGGCGGTCGCGTCCGTAGTGTCGGTGGCGATGCCGCTGACGGCGCGGTTCGGCAACGGCAAGGCGTCGATGCGGTTCCAGGCGGCGATGCCCGAGCCGTCGACCGACGCCGACGCGGAGAGCGCGCCGTCCGAGGAGCCTGCGTACAGCACTTCCTTGCCCCCCAACAACTGCGGGAACGCGGTGATCCAGCTGACGTAGTTCCCGACGAACTTGGTGAGCCGCGGGCTGACGGCGGTCCAGGAAGGGGTCTGGGCGAGTGTCGGCAGGGGGTTGGGAGAGCGGTAGACGCGATCCGAGCCGAAGTAGATCACGTTGGGCGTGAAGGCCACGTTCTGGGCCAGGGGCGCGTAGAACGAAACCGGGTCGGTGGGGTTCATTCCGTTGTAGTACGCGCTCCCGTAGCCATAATAGGCACCGACGAACGGCCAGCTCCCGGGTCCGCCCGAGCCCCCGATGTCGCTGCGCGCCGGTCCCATGAAGTTGAAGGCCTGGTTGAAGTAGGTGTGGTACATCGTCTGGGGGTTGGACTGGTCGATGATCGACTGCCCCCCGTCGCCGAAGTCGGCGTGGAACCACTTCGGAGGCTTCAACAGATCCCGGTTGCGGATGTTGGTCCCGTTGTCCTGGGTACCGCCCAGAACGGCCTTGCGCTCCGGATCTGTGGATACGCCCTGAAACTGCGTGATGGCCAAATCGGTGTTCATGGAAGTCCAAGACGCCCCGAGATCCGGCGACCGCCAGATTCCGCCGTCGTTGCCGTCATAGACCGAGCCGTCGGCTCCGAAAGCGTACGCGTGGTCATCGGTGTGAACGCTGTCCGACGTCCCGTTGCCCTGGGAGATCGCCCTCCAGTGAAGACCCCCGTCGTCCGAGCGCCAGTTGGTGTGCCCACCGGGGACCCCCGAGAGGTCGGCCGCGAAGGCGTGGGGGTTCCCGCCGATGAAGACGCGGTTGCCCGTGGGGTCACGCGGGTCGACGGCCACGGTCATGTCGTAGAAGCATTGTCCGCTGCAGTATGCGGGCACGCTCGCCACCGTGGACCATGTTGCGGCGCCGTCCGTGGTCTTGAAGAGACCGAGCAGGCGGCTGCCGCTGGTGTTCTCGACCGCGGCGTACAGAGTACCCGGCGCCCCCGGCCCCCCGATGGCGACATTGATGCGCCGTATGTTTGCGCTGGTGGGGAAGCCGACGCCCATCGCCGTGAACGTCGCGGGTGCACCCGTGGCCGCGTTGGTGGACTTCCAGACTCCAACCCGGCTCGAGCGGACCGCCGCGTACAGCGTCTCATGGTCGACTGGGTCGAGGACCATGTCCTGGACGGAAAAGGCGCCGGCACCTGGAACGGGAACGTTCTGCAGCTGCCAGGTCGCCCCGCTATCGGTCGAGCGCCACAGGCCAAAGGGGGCGGCGGGATTCGCGATCGAGCAAGTCGGGATTGTCCCCCCGCTTTGCACACCGATCGTGGTGGACGCCCACAGCGTCGTATGGCGGCGAGAGCCCGCGGTCTTGGGATCGATGATGATCCTCGCCACCGCCCGCCCGACGAAGGGACCCGGGTTATTGAAGACCGCGCCGCCCCCGCCCAGCAGCTTCCAGTTCTCACCCCCGTCGGTGGAACGCAGGATGCCCTGTCCATAGTACGAGTCGCAGGAGCGGTTGGGCTCGCCCGTCCCCACATAAACGATCTGAGGGTCGACGGGGTCGATGGCGATGGATCCGACCGCGAGAGATGCCTCGTGATCCGTCAGGGGTCGCCAGTGTGGGTTCGGGGAGGTGGCGTTCGTGGTCTTCCACACGCCCCCTTGCGCGCCCCCGACGTAGACGATGTCAGGATTCGTGGGGTGGGCGGCAATCGCGGAAACGCGTCCGCTCACCGGGGACTGCGCGCCGAGCGAGCCGTCGGTCTGGCCTTTCGGGATGGTGGACGGGCCGAGCGCGCGCCAGTGCCCCTCCGCGGGGTCATCGCTGTCGGAGCTGTCGTCATTGTCTTCCCGCGACCGGTTGAACGCCGACCCGAGCGCCCCGACGGGGATGCTGTCGGAGGGATACGCCCTCTGGGCGAAGAACCATTGGTTGAACAGGTCCCGCTCGCCCAGAGACTCCTCCTTGAGAGAGTCCCCGACTGCGGCCTGCGAGAACTCCTCCTGGAACCGCTCCTGGACGCTCCGGGGCCGCTTCCTCACTTCCGCCCTCTTAGTCGGCTTCGCAAGTGCCGATGGTAGCGAACCCTGGAAGAGGACAGAGCCCACCGCGAGCGTGACGGCGGCCGCCGTGAGGATCAGCTTTAGGCTTTCTTTGCGCACCACTCGAGCACCTCCAAGATCCAACAATTTGAATTTAATGCCAAGTCAGTGGGAAATTCTGGGCTGACGACAGAGTCACCTGCTCCAGACATGCTATCCCTATAACTCCAGGGCCAGGAAGTCAAGAACAAATTCGGTTGGATCTTTGAGGCACGATCACAAATTCGGAACCGTTTCAGACTGGGACACTTCCCGTAAACTCATCGGGCCGCGGACCTCAGGAACTGCTGGACGTCGGGCTGATCGGGGTCGAGGGCGAGGGACTGCTTCCAGAGGGCCACCGCGCCCGCCTTGTCCTTGCGCTCTCCGAGGAGCAGAGCGGCCAGGGTCTTGCAGGCTAGAGGCGTCGGGCCGAGCGCGACCGATCGCTGGTAGGCGGCAATGGCGCGGTCGAGCTCGCCAACCCGACCCCAGGCCGCCCCGAGCATGCCCCACAACCGCGCAGAGCGCGGAAGGCTCGCGACCGCCTGGAGCAAGACTTTCCGCCCCTCCGCTTCTCGCCCTTGTTTCTGGAAGAGCAGGGCAAGGTCTCCCAAGCCTCCCTCACGCTCCTCATCGGTCTGAGCTTTCACGACCGCTCCCCGGAACGCCGACTCAGCCGACGGTCCCTCGTTCGCCCCCGTCAGCGCTTGACCCAGCTTCCTTTCGAGCACCGAGTCCGTGGCGTTCGCGGCCAGCGCCTCTCGATACAGGATCGCCGCCTGCTTCCAGTCCCCGCGTGCCAAGGCCACGTCACCCCGCAAGGATGCCGGGACCGGCGACGGATCCAGCGATTGCGCCTTGCGCAAGGCGTGCTCGGCCTCGTCGGGGCGTCCGAGTTCGGCCGCTACCCGTGCCTGCAGCCAGAGGATTTCCGCGAGCAACGGCTCCGCATCGGCCAACGCCTCCGCCCGCCGCAGCTCGGACAGCGCCTCCTCCGAGCGGCCAACATGCTGCGCGACCCGCGCGCGCAGCAGGTGAAGCTGCGGGAGCCGATCATCGAGAGCGCCGGCCACGGCCAGCTCCGCCGCGGCCTCGTCCCAGCGCCGCGCCTCCACCGCCCAGGCCGCACGCTGGAGCCGCACGCCGATGCCATTCGGATCCAGAACGAGAGCCTGGTCCAGCAACTCCTTGGTTTTCGAGAGTTCGCCCCGGTGAATGTGGATGCGGGCGGCGAAAACGCGGGCGTTGACGTTGCGTGGATCGAGTTCAAGGGCGCGGGCGTAGTCGGCCAGAGCGCCCGCCTCGTCACC
Proteins encoded:
- a CDS encoding carboxypeptidase regulatory-like domain-containing protein, which codes for MLRLLLPGVLSFSSIAARPLTADTSSGGGHLEGRVVDPYGTPLAARTVTARSLATGIERQQPSDPWGRFVFQGLPPGAYEVTISGIRSWVFTFDSATTSLLATRTESAFEAFEPLPDVHAAPAVALKGTLGRATRRGDVANGSFVVPARAFDAEQSAPALLSSSATENRHSEFEPDPSRDHWQSGWPPGFREGLAPTDETHASPSPPNLPEVTVTPQGAFGTGGTVRLSIAFPKRTGPDAYPFAFPSLPDLPPPTGTATGEEVERPIDLIVKAGTPLRVALDERVTLRRVGQPVLGTLIEPVYSYDRVVLPAGTKVVGHVEKLESVRGATRLRAILRGDLTPLRQAILRFDTLVLSDCTEIPVATQVDAGLENVSLEVAAASQKAGKLAQARQEIAQRMEQMSASLKAPDKIERLKEMLANRLPYHFQYLHRGTVYAAELLGPLNFGTVTPTPRAAPGTLAPPESVLAARLETPLDSAKTPRGTPIRAVITQPLFSSDQRLILPEGAELQGEVTFAKGAGRFHHNGQLRFLFETVQLPGGVADKLLASLVTAELGQDQHLTIDEEGGTSVPNSKSRFISPAVSLLALRATLDHDRGDRDDVGDATAGVQQGNAGGRGVGGFMGLGFLGAGLGQISRPVAVALGILGLVRSGYSALLGKGREVVIPARTPIQLQLSPASTTP
- a CDS encoding methyltransferase domain-containing protein, producing the protein MVDPLDAARLKAEQTYNAAADSFDADPLAFWSRYGRRTVERMGLPRGGRVLDVCCGTGASALPAARAIGPGGHVVAVDLADELLKRGRAKAQADGLGWVEFVRGDMTSLGFPDQHFDAVICVFGIFFVPEMERQVAELWRMTARGGQLAITTWGPRIFSPAYEVWREAVRRVRPDLHTAFNPWDRITTPEAVRQLLRNGGAQESEVVPEDGRQPLRAPEDFWTIALGSGLRWTIDQMGPQLGQRVKEEVLHHLAARRVDSVETNVIYALARRR
- a CDS encoding methyltransferase domain-containing protein, with translation MKSEPPFYDGIAARYDETWGPRFEAAAEQLLSRLGGMEIKRALDIGTGTGAVPRALGRRATAPVSLVGCDQSLSMLARARRTAAGVQVVAADAVGLPFRDESFDLLTANFVLSHLRDYREALREAFRVLKATANLGVSNWAPATDPCSTAWRELLGGAVGVDMVERATRQVAPWESFFGEPDNVCAALREAGFTRVEAARIPFVWPSSVERYLADRELSAAGRQARQALGEAGWSDFLKSARRELGSRCGHNLSHSRGMIVATGVKP
- a CDS encoding VWA domain-containing protein; its protein translation is MRVARSSRRRRPPAQGISAIVALCLLTGPPVGGQERPVFRTEAKLVVLHALVRNKRGELVTTLPQDAFTVYENGKPQTIALFHRDDVPVSLGLLIDDSGSMRRLRAKVEAAALACVRASNPRDEVFVLNFADKPHIDVPLTSDVGVLEAGLARLDSIGGTAMRDAIVAGADYLNEHSQRDRKVLLVITDGVDNASMASITDIRSRAERHEILIYAIGLLGEEETSKAAHARHDLDQVTAMSGGVAYYPAGPEALDEVALGIARQIRNQYTIGYTPPDQSLDGSYRSLRVVARGQERLFVLTRPGYRAIPPPTAKPGS
- a CDS encoding amino acid ABC transporter substrate-binding protein — encoded protein: MPSKPKSVSAPLLLAALCAFSGASPAGGAPEDQTIRIGAVLPVTGKESKIGSAYKQATEFAIREINDGGGIDLGARKFKVDLTLLDDTSDPAKSAQLVEQLITQKVHAVIGGYGSQLVQAQSVMPERYGVPFLAGGAGARSIYGRSKWVFGTLSPVDVLASTQMDFLDALVGAGRLRKPVKIALVTENTEHGKDYAQGVQDFIRAHPGEFVVALEESFELYTPDFKPLLSRVAGARADVLMADAHLEDYIAMHRAYTQMGLYHQMVTYGARGADAAARKALGSATDYVFASGWWSDLLPYPQVKAFNARWKSATGSDPQWYHATAYETVRALAAAIHKAGGLSPDAIRNGLATVELKDSILPGGVLKFSASGQAILPFVVTQNKPGDKVDIVWPKESKTGEAVGPIPRS